One Streptomyces sp. CNQ-509 DNA window includes the following coding sequences:
- a CDS encoding alanine racemase — protein MPAHTAPVPDHAALRARYDRATAHLDAPFAAVDTEAFDANAADLVRRAAGKPVRVASKSVRCRALLERVLAAPGFAGIMSFTLAESLWLARSGFADVLLAYPSADRAGFAELTGDPKLAAAVTVMVDDPAQLDLVDAARGRGREEVRVCLELDTSLRLLGGRLRVGARRSPLSDAAALAAVAREVVRRPGFRLVGLMAYEGHVAGVGDDIPGWPLTSRGIRLMQAVARRQLAERRAEAVAAVRRLADLEFVNGGGTGSVQHTAAEDAVTEIAAGSGLYQPRLFDNYTAFTGRPAAVFALPVVRRPGVGVVTVLGGGYPASGPAGPDRPPVPYLPQGLRYDKQEGAGEVQTPLLGPPADDLLVGDRVWFRHAKAGELCERFDALHLIEGERVTETVPTYRGEGRTFL, from the coding sequence ATGCCGGCCCACACCGCCCCCGTCCCGGACCACGCGGCCCTGCGCGCCCGCTACGACCGCGCCACCGCCCACCTCGACGCCCCCTTCGCCGCCGTCGACACCGAAGCGTTCGACGCCAACGCCGCGGATCTGGTGCGCAGGGCCGCCGGCAAGCCGGTGCGGGTGGCGAGCAAGTCGGTGCGCTGCCGGGCGCTGCTGGAGCGGGTGCTCGCCGCGCCGGGGTTCGCCGGGATCATGTCCTTCACGCTCGCCGAGTCGCTGTGGCTGGCGCGCTCCGGCTTCGCGGACGTGCTGCTGGCGTACCCGTCCGCGGACCGCGCCGGCTTCGCCGAGCTGACCGGCGACCCGAAGCTCGCCGCCGCGGTGACGGTGATGGTGGACGACCCGGCGCAGTTGGACCTCGTCGACGCGGCCCGGGGGCGCGGGCGCGAGGAGGTGCGCGTCTGCCTGGAGCTGGACACCTCGCTGCGGCTGCTGGGCGGCCGGCTGCGCGTCGGCGCCCGCCGCTCCCCGCTGTCCGACGCGGCGGCGCTGGCGGCGGTGGCCCGCGAGGTGGTGCGGCGGCCGGGCTTCCGGCTGGTGGGGCTGATGGCGTACGAGGGGCACGTGGCCGGCGTCGGGGACGACATCCCCGGGTGGCCGCTCACGTCGCGCGGGATACGGCTGATGCAGGCGGTGGCCAGGCGGCAGCTCGCCGAGCGCCGGGCGGAGGCGGTGGCGGCGGTGCGGCGGCTGGCGGACCTGGAGTTCGTCAACGGCGGCGGTACGGGCAGCGTGCAGCACACCGCCGCCGAGGACGCGGTCACCGAGATCGCCGCCGGCTCGGGGCTCTACCAGCCGCGGCTGTTCGACAACTACACCGCGTTCACCGGCCGCCCCGCCGCCGTCTTCGCGCTGCCCGTCGTCCGCCGCCCCGGCGTCGGCGTCGTCACCGTCCTCGGCGGCGGCTACCCCGCCTCCGGGCCCGCCGGCCCGGACCGGCCGCCCGTGCCGTACCTGCCGCAGGGCCTGCGCTACGACAAGCAGGAGGGCGCGGGCGAGGTGCAGACCCCGCTGCTCGGCCCGCCCGCCGACGACCTGCTGGTCGGCGACCGGGTGTGGTTCCGGCACGCCAAGGCGGGCGAGCTGTGCGAGCGGTTCGACGCGCTGCACCTGATCGAGGGCGAGCGCGTCACGGAGACGGTCCCGACGTACCGCGGCGAGGGCCGCACGTTCCTCTAG
- a CDS encoding 3-oxoacyl-ACP reductase — MTDQTPVCRRLPGRTAVVTGAGSGIGLATARRLAAEGAHVVCADVDETAGKAAAEATGGLFVRTDVTVQEDVEALFKAAYDTYGSVDVAFNNAGISPPEDDSILLTDIDAWRRVQEVNLTSVYLCCKAAIPYMQRQRRGSIVNTASFVAVMGAATSQISYTASKGGVLAMSRELGVQFAREGIRVNALCPGPVNTPLLQELFAKDPERAARRLVHIPAGRFAEAEEIAAAVAFLASDDASFVNAAEFLVDGGIAGAYVTPL; from the coding sequence TTGACCGACCAGACCCCCGTCTGCCGCCGGCTGCCCGGCCGCACCGCCGTCGTCACCGGAGCCGGCAGCGGCATCGGCCTGGCCACCGCGCGCAGGCTCGCGGCGGAGGGCGCGCACGTCGTCTGCGCCGACGTCGACGAGACCGCGGGCAAGGCGGCGGCCGAGGCCACCGGCGGGCTCTTCGTACGCACCGACGTCACCGTCCAGGAGGACGTCGAGGCGCTGTTCAAGGCCGCGTACGACACGTACGGCTCGGTCGACGTCGCGTTCAACAACGCGGGCATCTCGCCGCCCGAGGACGACTCCATCCTCCTCACCGACATCGACGCGTGGCGCCGGGTGCAGGAGGTGAACCTGACCTCCGTCTACCTGTGCTGCAAGGCCGCCATCCCCTACATGCAGCGGCAGCGCCGCGGCTCGATCGTCAACACCGCCTCGTTCGTGGCCGTCATGGGCGCCGCCACCTCCCAGATCAGCTACACCGCCTCCAAGGGCGGGGTGCTGGCCATGTCCCGCGAGCTGGGCGTGCAGTTCGCCCGCGAGGGCATCCGGGTCAACGCGCTGTGCCCGGGGCCGGTGAACACCCCGCTGCTCCAGGAGCTGTTCGCCAAGGACCCGGAGCGCGCGGCGCGGCGGCTGGTGCACATCCCGGCGGGCCGCTTCGCGGAGGCGGAGGAGATCGCCGCCGCGGTGGCGTTCCTGGCGAGCGACGACGCGTCCTTCGTCAACGCCGCGGAGTTCCTGGTCGACGGCGGCATTGCGGGCGCATACGTCACGCCGCTGTAG
- a CDS encoding aldehyde dehydrogenase, with translation MAASAPAAPAPPAAPHEHTVVNPATEEAVATVPAAGPKEVAAAVARAAGAQRGWAALAPGDRARLLRRFAAEVDARIEELARLEVTEAGHPVAAARWEAGNVRDLLDYAAGGVERLTGSQIPVAGGLNVTFAEPLGVVGVIAPWNFPMPIAAWGTAPALAAGNAVVLKPAEATPLTALRLAELALEAGLPEGLFQVVPGAGPVAGAALVDHPDVAKVVFTGSTAVGKRIAARCAEQVKRVTLELGGKSPNIVFADADLERAAAAAPASFLDNTGQDCCARSRILVQRSVYDRFLALLEPAVLAFTAGDPADSGTRMGPLISAAHRERVRGHVPESRPAAIRGTVPEGPGYWYPATVLTDAPPDDPVSREEVFGPVAVVHPFDDEADAVRLANAGPYGLSGSLWTRDTARAVRVSRAVAAGNLSVNSHSSVRYWTPFGGFKQSGLGRELGPDALASFTETKNVFISTEE, from the coding sequence TTGGCAGCATCGGCACCCGCAGCGCCGGCACCCCCCGCCGCGCCGCACGAGCACACCGTCGTCAACCCCGCCACCGAGGAGGCCGTCGCCACCGTCCCGGCCGCGGGCCCCAAGGAGGTCGCCGCCGCCGTCGCCCGCGCCGCCGGGGCCCAGCGGGGCTGGGCCGCCCTCGCCCCCGGCGACCGCGCCCGGCTGCTGCGCCGCTTCGCCGCCGAGGTCGACGCCCGGATCGAGGAACTGGCCCGGCTGGAGGTCACCGAGGCCGGGCACCCGGTGGCCGCCGCCCGCTGGGAGGCGGGCAACGTACGCGACCTCCTCGACTACGCCGCCGGGGGAGTGGAACGCCTCACCGGCAGCCAGATCCCGGTGGCCGGCGGACTCAACGTCACCTTCGCCGAGCCGCTCGGCGTCGTCGGGGTCATCGCCCCGTGGAACTTCCCCATGCCGATCGCCGCCTGGGGCACCGCCCCCGCGCTCGCCGCCGGCAACGCCGTCGTCCTCAAACCGGCCGAGGCCACCCCGCTGACCGCGCTGCGGCTCGCCGAGCTGGCGCTCGAAGCGGGCCTGCCGGAGGGGCTGTTCCAGGTCGTGCCGGGCGCGGGACCGGTCGCCGGCGCCGCCCTCGTCGACCACCCGGACGTGGCGAAGGTCGTGTTCACCGGCTCCACCGCCGTCGGCAAGCGGATCGCGGCGCGCTGCGCGGAGCAGGTCAAGCGCGTCACACTCGAACTCGGCGGCAAGAGCCCGAACATCGTCTTCGCCGACGCCGACCTGGAGCGCGCCGCGGCCGCCGCCCCCGCCTCGTTCCTCGACAACACCGGCCAGGACTGCTGCGCCCGCAGCCGCATCCTCGTCCAGCGCAGCGTGTACGACCGCTTCCTCGCCCTGCTGGAGCCCGCCGTCCTCGCCTTCACCGCCGGCGACCCGGCCGACTCCGGTACCCGGATGGGCCCGCTGATCTCCGCCGCCCACCGCGAGCGGGTCCGCGGCCACGTCCCCGAGTCCCGCCCCGCCGCCATCCGCGGCACCGTCCCGGAAGGCCCCGGGTACTGGTACCCGGCCACCGTCCTCACCGACGCGCCGCCCGACGACCCGGTCAGCCGCGAGGAGGTCTTCGGCCCCGTCGCCGTCGTCCACCCCTTCGACGACGAGGCCGACGCCGTACGCCTCGCCAACGCCGGACCGTACGGTCTGTCCGGCTCGCTGTGGACCCGCGACACCGCCCGCGCCGTCCGCGTCTCGCGCGCCGTCGCCGCCGGGAACCTCTCGGTCAACTCGCACAGCAGCGTGCGCTACTGGACCCCCTTCGGCGGCTTCAAGCAGTCCGGCCTCGGCCGCGAGCTGGGCCCGGACGCGCTCGCGTCGTTCACCGAGACCAAGAACGTCTTCATCAGCACCGAGGAGTGA
- a CDS encoding glutamine synthetase family protein — protein sequence MTDSARTPALPVPELRRLVEAGELDTVVLAFTDMQGRLQGKRFAAPFFLDEVLAHGTEGCNYLLAVDADMNTVEGYEMSSWERGYGDFAMHPDLATLRRIPWHPGSAMVTADLAWHDGAPVTASPRQVLRRQLDRLAERGWTAYAGTELEFMVFKDTYEQAWNSAYRDLTPANQYNVDYSVLGTGRVEPLLRRIRNEMAAAGMTVESAKGECNLGQHEIAFRYDDALTTCDQHSIYKTGAKEIAAQEGTALTFMAKYDEREGNSCHIHLSVRDADGAPVFAAPGGPDDGDAPYGMSETMRHFVAGQLACLPELTLLYAPNINSYKRFRPGSFAPTAVAWGPDNRTCAIRVVGHGGSLRLENRLPGGDVNPYLAVAGMIAAGLHGVERKLELPEACTGNAYTGDAAHVPATLRDAAELWSGSTLAREAFGEDVVRHYRNMARVEQEAYDTAVTDWERFRSFERM from the coding sequence GTGACCGACTCCGCACGCACCCCCGCTCTGCCCGTGCCCGAGCTGCGCCGGCTCGTCGAGGCCGGTGAGCTCGACACGGTAGTCCTGGCCTTCACGGACATGCAGGGCAGGCTTCAGGGCAAGCGCTTCGCCGCCCCCTTCTTCCTCGACGAGGTGCTGGCGCACGGCACCGAGGGCTGCAACTACCTGCTGGCCGTGGACGCCGACATGAACACCGTCGAGGGCTACGAGATGTCGTCCTGGGAGCGCGGCTACGGCGACTTCGCCATGCACCCCGACCTCGCCACCCTGCGCCGCATCCCCTGGCACCCCGGCAGCGCCATGGTCACCGCCGACCTCGCCTGGCACGACGGCGCGCCCGTCACCGCCTCGCCGCGGCAGGTGCTGCGGCGCCAGCTCGACCGGCTCGCCGAGCGCGGCTGGACCGCGTACGCGGGCACGGAGCTGGAGTTCATGGTCTTCAAGGACACCTACGAGCAGGCGTGGAACAGCGCGTACCGGGACCTGACCCCCGCCAACCAGTACAACGTCGACTACTCCGTCCTCGGCACCGGCCGCGTCGAGCCCCTGCTGCGCCGCATCCGCAACGAGATGGCCGCCGCCGGAATGACCGTGGAGTCCGCCAAGGGCGAGTGCAACCTCGGCCAGCACGAGATCGCCTTCCGCTACGACGACGCGCTGACCACCTGCGACCAGCACAGCATCTACAAGACCGGCGCCAAGGAGATCGCCGCCCAGGAGGGCACGGCGCTGACCTTCATGGCCAAGTACGACGAGCGCGAGGGCAACTCCTGCCACATCCACCTGTCCGTGCGCGACGCCGACGGCGCCCCCGTCTTCGCCGCCCCCGGCGGTCCTGACGACGGGGACGCCCCGTACGGCATGTCCGAGACCATGCGGCACTTCGTCGCGGGGCAGCTCGCCTGCCTGCCGGAACTGACGCTCCTCTACGCCCCGAACATCAACTCCTACAAGCGCTTCCGCCCCGGCTCCTTCGCCCCCACCGCCGTCGCCTGGGGCCCCGACAACCGCACCTGCGCCATCCGCGTCGTCGGCCACGGCGGCTCGCTGCGGCTGGAGAACCGGCTGCCGGGCGGCGACGTCAACCCGTACCTCGCCGTCGCCGGGATGATCGCCGCCGGGTTGCACGGCGTCGAGCGGAAGCTCGAACTCCCCGAAGCCTGCACCGGCAACGCCTACACCGGCGACGCCGCGCACGTCCCCGCCACCCTCCGGGACGCCGCCGAGCTGTGGAGCGGCAGCACGCTGGCCCGGGAGGCGTTCGGCGAGGACGTCGTACGCCACTACCGCAACATGGCGCGGGTCGAGCAGGAGGCGTACGACACCGCCGTCACCGACTGGGAACGCTTCCGGTCCTTCGAGCGCATGTGA
- a CDS encoding FadR/GntR family transcriptional regulator: MKAFSNAAAGDGLRTVLRPVRAGNGFEEALEQILQVLRLGLVPPGERLPAERELAERLRISRVTLRDVLKVLADEGLVESRRGRYGGTFVRERTPASRDAQEELRRRTERTDLEDVLRFREVLETGAAELCAGTEMAPGQRTRLRAALEATQDAPLGDYRRLDTLLHLTLAELAGSPRLAAQYAAVRATVNDLLDCIPLLVRNLEHSQAQHAALVGAVLDGDPDAAREMMREHCAGTAALLRGFLG; this comes from the coding sequence ATGAAGGCGTTCAGCAACGCGGCGGCCGGCGACGGGCTGCGGACCGTACTGCGCCCGGTGCGCGCGGGCAACGGCTTCGAGGAGGCGCTGGAGCAGATACTCCAGGTCCTGCGCCTGGGTCTGGTGCCGCCTGGCGAGCGGCTGCCCGCGGAGCGGGAGCTGGCCGAGCGGCTGCGGATCAGCCGGGTGACGCTGCGGGACGTGCTGAAGGTGCTGGCGGACGAAGGGCTGGTGGAGAGCCGCCGGGGGCGCTACGGAGGCACGTTCGTACGGGAGCGCACCCCCGCCAGCCGGGACGCGCAGGAGGAGTTGCGCCGGCGCACGGAGCGTACGGACCTGGAGGACGTGCTGCGCTTCCGCGAGGTGCTGGAGACGGGCGCCGCCGAGCTGTGCGCCGGCACCGAGATGGCGCCCGGGCAGCGGACGCGGCTGCGCGCCGCCCTGGAGGCCACCCAGGACGCACCGCTGGGCGACTACCGGCGGCTGGACACCCTGCTCCACCTCACCCTCGCGGAACTCGCGGGCTCGCCGCGGCTCGCGGCGCAGTACGCCGCCGTCCGGGCCACCGTCAACGACCTGCTGGACTGCATCCCGCTGCTGGTGCGGAACCTGGAGCACAGCCAGGCGCAGCACGCCGCGCTCGTCGGCGCGGTGCTCGACGGCGATCCGGACGCCGCCCGCGAGATGATGCGCGAGCACTGCGCCGGCACCGCGGCGCTGCTGCGCGGCTTCCTCGGCTAG
- the eat gene encoding ethanolamine permease, with protein MSEGTESRTAPPGPRAAPDGGPGAPGPAGSGPAAHDAADDAYLRRRALRAGSAGPLLLTGLGVAYVVSGDFSGWNFGLAEGGFGGLAIAALLMGVMYTCLVFALAELASVLPTAGGGYGFARKALGPWGGFMTGTAILIEYVLAPAAIVIFIGDYVESLELFGLTSGWPVYLACFVLFLGIHLWGVGEALRFSLVVTAVAVAALLIFAVGALTEFSAGSLNDIPVDHGALGASSWLPFGILGIWAAFPFGMWFFLGVEGVPLAAEETKDPSRTLPRAMAWAMGVLLLLAVVTFIAAAGARGSAAVQDAGNPLVEALQPDGEATALSRFVNYAGLTGLVASFFSLIYAGSRQLFALSRAGYLPRVLSLTSRRKAPFLGLLVPGAIGFALAAGSGNGARMLNVAVFGATISYALMALSHIVLRRREPGLHRPYRTPGGAVTSSVAFVLALSALVATFLVDKWAAMIAGCVYAVALGYFALYSRHRLVAAAPEEEFAALAEAEAELERPTTREK; from the coding sequence ATGAGCGAAGGCACCGAGTCCCGCACCGCACCGCCCGGCCCCCGCGCCGCCCCCGACGGCGGTCCCGGCGCCCCCGGCCCTGCCGGCTCGGGCCCGGCCGCGCACGACGCCGCGGACGACGCGTACCTCCGGCGCCGCGCGCTGCGCGCCGGCAGCGCCGGGCCGCTGCTGCTCACCGGCCTGGGCGTGGCGTACGTCGTCTCCGGCGACTTCTCCGGCTGGAACTTCGGCCTGGCCGAGGGCGGGTTCGGCGGCCTGGCCATCGCCGCACTGCTCATGGGCGTGATGTACACGTGCCTGGTCTTCGCCCTCGCCGAGCTGGCCTCCGTGCTGCCCACGGCCGGCGGCGGCTACGGCTTCGCGCGCAAGGCGCTGGGCCCCTGGGGCGGGTTCATGACCGGCACGGCGATCCTCATCGAGTACGTCCTGGCGCCGGCCGCGATCGTCATCTTCATCGGCGACTACGTCGAGTCGCTGGAGCTGTTCGGGCTCACCTCGGGCTGGCCCGTCTACCTCGCCTGCTTCGTCCTCTTCCTCGGCATCCACCTGTGGGGCGTCGGCGAGGCGCTGCGCTTCAGCCTCGTCGTGACCGCCGTCGCGGTCGCCGCGCTGCTGATCTTCGCCGTCGGCGCCCTCACGGAGTTCAGCGCCGGCTCGCTGAACGACATCCCGGTCGACCACGGCGCGCTGGGCGCCAGCTCCTGGCTGCCGTTCGGGATCCTGGGCATCTGGGCGGCGTTCCCGTTCGGGATGTGGTTCTTCCTGGGCGTCGAGGGCGTGCCGCTGGCCGCGGAGGAGACCAAGGACCCGTCCCGTACGCTGCCGCGGGCGATGGCCTGGGCGATGGGCGTGCTGCTGCTGCTCGCCGTCGTCACCTTCATCGCCGCGGCCGGCGCCCGCGGCTCGGCCGCCGTACAGGACGCGGGCAATCCGCTGGTGGAGGCGCTGCAGCCGGACGGCGAGGCGACCGCGCTCAGCCGGTTCGTCAACTACGCGGGCCTCACCGGGCTCGTCGCCTCGTTCTTCTCCCTCATCTACGCCGGCTCGCGCCAGCTCTTCGCGCTCTCCCGGGCCGGCTACCTGCCCCGCGTCCTCTCCCTCACCTCCCGCCGCAAGGCCCCGTTCCTGGGCCTGCTGGTGCCCGGCGCGATCGGCTTCGCGCTGGCGGCCGGGAGCGGGAACGGGGCGCGGATGCTGAACGTCGCGGTGTTCGGGGCCACCATCTCGTACGCGCTGATGGCGCTCTCGCACATCGTCCTGCGCCGCCGCGAACCGGGGCTGCACCGCCCGTACCGCACGCCGGGCGGGGCGGTGACGTCCTCCGTGGCGTTCGTGCTCGCGCTGTCCGCGCTGGTGGCGACGTTCCTGGTGGACAAGTGGGCGGCGATGATCGCGGGCTGCGTGTACGCCGTGGCCCTGGGATATTTCGCGCTCTACAGTCGGCACCGTCTGGTAGCGGCGGCGCCCGAGGAGGAGTTCGCGGCGCTGGCGGAGGCGGAAGCCGAACTCGAACGCCCGACGACGAGGGAGAAGTGA
- a CDS encoding gamma-glutamyl-gamma-aminobutyrate hydrolase family protein produces MSRTRPLIGVSTYLVDEAAWGRWHLPAALLPAGYHRLTQRAGGLAALLPPDAPARAAETLRRLDGLIIAGGPDLDPARYGAEADARTDPVTPTSRERDEWELALIEAALAAELPLLGICRGAQLLNVVRGGTLRQHMEGHRERPGVFGAHEIKPVPGTRLASLLPEAVTVPAYHHQAVADLGTGVIASAYAADGVVEALELPDAGGFALGVQWHPEMGEDARVLRGLVEAAG; encoded by the coding sequence ATGAGCAGGACCCGGCCCCTGATCGGCGTTTCCACCTACCTCGTCGACGAGGCCGCATGGGGCCGGTGGCACCTGCCCGCCGCCTTGCTGCCCGCCGGCTACCACCGCCTCACCCAGCGTGCCGGCGGCCTCGCCGCGCTGCTCCCCCCGGACGCCCCGGCCCGCGCGGCGGAGACCCTGCGCCGCCTGGACGGCCTGATCATCGCGGGCGGCCCCGACCTGGACCCGGCCCGCTACGGCGCCGAGGCGGACGCCCGTACGGACCCCGTCACCCCGACGTCACGCGAGCGCGACGAGTGGGAACTGGCCCTGATCGAGGCGGCCCTGGCGGCGGAGCTGCCGCTGCTGGGGATCTGCCGCGGGGCGCAGTTGCTGAACGTCGTCCGCGGCGGCACGCTGCGCCAGCACATGGAGGGCCACCGCGAGCGCCCGGGCGTCTTCGGCGCCCACGAGATCAAACCGGTCCCGGGCACGCGCCTCGCCTCGCTGCTGCCGGAGGCGGTGACGGTCCCGGCGTACCACCACCAGGCGGTGGCGGATCTGGGCACCGGCGTGATCGCGTCGGCGTACGCGGCGGACGGCGTGGTGGAGGCGCTGGAGCTGCCGGACGCGGGCGGCTTCGCGCTGGGGGTGCAGTGGCACCCGGAGATGGGCGAGGACGCGCGGGTGCTGCGGGGCCTGGTGGAGGCGGCGGGCTGA
- a CDS encoding SAM-dependent methyltransferase — MSGRDEGRPGAWWGCPVPAPSRFLRGSAPGPLVTRLIDFDEPLAVLYLSVMHHVPDADDPVGVLGAVLGRARPGSCVCLSQVVTDDPATSAAMTESVRAKGIPWQTRTPAEVDALVRGLEPVEPGLVDLVDWRPDRFQPPLAPVDPALRPYLGTTKHAKPVYEYGGIVRKPAG; from the coding sequence GTGAGCGGGCGGGATGAGGGCCGGCCGGGTGCGTGGTGGGGTTGCCCCGTCCCCGCCCCTTCCCGGTTCCTCAGGGGCTCCGCCCCCGGGCCGCTCGTCACCCGGCTCATCGACTTCGACGAACCGCTCGCCGTGCTCTACCTGTCGGTCATGCACCACGTACCCGACGCCGACGACCCCGTCGGCGTCCTCGGCGCCGTGCTCGGCCGCGCGCGGCCCGGCAGTTGCGTGTGTCTGTCGCAGGTGGTCACCGACGATCCCGCCACCAGCGCCGCGATGACCGAGAGCGTCCGGGCCAAGGGCATCCCGTGGCAGACGAGGACGCCCGCCGAGGTCGACGCCCTCGTCCGGGGGCTGGAGCCCGTCGAGCCCGGGCTGGTGGATCTCGTCGACTGGCGGCCCGACCGGTTCCAGCCGCCGCTGGCCCCCGTCGACCCGGCCCTCCGGCCGTACCTCGGCACCACCAAGCACGCCAAGCCCGTCTACGAGTACGGCGGCATCGTCCGCAAGCCCGCGGGCTGA